A segment of the Methylomonas paludis genome:
TCATCGGCAGAGCGGGGTTTGGCTAAAATAACTTCTACTTCGCCCATCAGATTATTGATCGGCGTGCGCAGTTCATGTGCCAGATCAGCTGAAAACTGGTTGAGTTGGGCAAAGGATTTGGCCAGACGCAACAGCATGGCATTAAAAGCAATGGCTAAAGCCGATAATTCCTGGGCTAACTCTGCCGGCTCCAGTTGTTCGTGCAATTGGCTGGCAGTGATGCCTTCCATGTGCAAGACCATTTCGGTTAGTGGACTCAAGCCGCGCCGGGCCACCAATAACGCAGCCAGGGTTGAAAATAACAGTCCCAGCAGCAAGGCCCCGACCAAATTGTGTTGGTAAGCTGTCAACAGAGCGGCCTGATGGCTGGTATCCAGGGCAATTTGGATGGTATGCCCTGATCCGGTTTCCCGCACGGCCATCAGTATAAAGCTGCGGCCATCTGCCAGTTTCGCTATCACACCTTCGGCATTCGCCATCGCTTGAGCTGGCGGAAATGGCAGGGCAGTCATTAAATCCGGGGTTTCGCTTAAAGGCTGTCCAACAGCATCCAGTATCCTTGAATAATAACGCCCCACTGGTAAATTTAGCCCCTCGCCTTGTTCATCTGCCAGACGTTCCAGATTAAAGGGCTGTTCCTGTAACACCGTGTGCAACAACTGGATTTCTTTAATTAAAAACTGCCGGTTCCCCTGATAAAAGTTATCAACCAGAGTCTGATGCAGATACCAGCCTATCGACACTAAAATCAGCACAGCAGACAGCATAGACAACAGGGTCAGACGGGTGGTAATCGACCAAGGTTTAGCGTTCTTCCAGCACATAACCCACCCCCCGCACAGTATGCAGCAGTTTTTGCGGAAACGGATCGTCCAGCTTTTGCCGCAAACGCCGCACTGCCACATCCACGATATTGGTATCACTGTCAAAATGCACATCCCAAACCTGTTCGGCAATCAAAGTTCGCGACAACACTTCCCCTTGTCTTTGCAGAAATAAGGACAGCAGGGCAAATTCTTTGGGTGACAAATCCAGCCGTTGACTATGACGAAACGCCTTGTGCTTCACCGGATCAAGCTGAAGATCAGCTATGCCCAGATGTTCTGCCTGACGCAGCGGCCCCCTGCGTAAAATGGAACGGATCCGCGCCAGCAATTCCACAAAGGCAAATGGTTTAACCAGATAATCGTCTGCGCCCAGTTCCAAACCTTTCACCCGGTCATCCACAGAGTCTCTAGCTGTTAAAAACAATACCGGTGTCAAATTACCGCGTTCCCGCAAGGCTTGCAATACCGACCAGCCATCCCGCAACGGTATCATCACATCCAGAATAATCAGGTCATAAGCTATGCTGTCAGCCAGCAGCAAACCGGTTTCACCATCTGCGCCAATATCGACGATAAAGCCTTGCTCGGTCAGGCCCTTATGTAAATAAGCCGCTGTTTTCTTTTCGTCTTCAATAATCAGGATACGCATAGCTGTCTATTTTTGGCATGAATGAGTAGATGATATCCAGATAAAGCCACCAAAACTTAGCGGGTTATCATAGCCTGCATCGTCGCCACTCGTAGCCTCGATGTAACGCAGTGGAATCGAGGGATTCGTAGCGCAGCCTAAATCAAAGTAGGGTCAGCGGCATTCAACAATGCCCGCTACCGCCTGAACCAAAATCAACTATTAACGCCAACATAGTCCTATTTTTGGCAGGGTAGATAAAGCCACCAAAACTTAGCGGGTTATCATACCCCGCATCGTCGCAACCCGTAGCCTCGATGTAACGCAGTGGAATCGAGGGGTTCGCAGCGCAGCCTAAATCAAAGCAGGGTCAGCGGCATTCAACAATGCCCGCTACCGCCTGAACCAAAATCAACTATTAACGCCAACATAATCCTATTTTTGGCAGGGTAGATAAAGCCATCAAAACTTAGCGGGTTATCATAGCCTGCATCGTCGCAACCCGTAGCCTCGATGTAACGCAGTGGAATCGAGGGGTTCGCAGCGCAGCCTAAATCAAAGCAGGGTCAGCGGCATTCAACAATGCCCGCTACCGCCTAAACCAAAATCAACTATTAACGCCAACATAGTCCTATTTTTGGCAGGGTAGATAAAGCCACCAAAACTTAGCGGGTTATCATAGCTTGCATCTTCGCAACCCGTAGCCTCGATGTAACGCAGTGGAATCGAGGGATTCGCAGCGCAGCCTAAATCAAAGCAGGGTCAGTGGCATTCAACAATGCCCGCTACCGCCTGAGCCAAAATCAACTATTAACGCCAACATAGTCCTATTTTTGGCAGGGTAGATAAAGCCATCAAAACTTAGCGGGTTATCATAGCCTGCATCGTCGCAACCCGTAGCCTCGATGTAACGCAGTGGAATCGAGGGGTTCTCAGCGCAGCCTAAATCAAAGCAGGGTCAGCGGCATTCAACAATGCCCGCTACCGCCTGAACCAAAATCAACTATTAACGCCAACATAACTTTAAACCCTATGAATGTTATTAACTGGATTTACCGCCCAAGAACGCAGCAAAAAATAAAGCGTCGGAGTAGCAACCAGCGAAAGCAGCACGGATAATGTCAGTGCGCCTATCACTGCAATAGCCAATGGCTTCAGCATATCCGATCCGGCACCAATACCATAGGCTAAAGGCAACAAACCCAAAGCCGCCGCCAAGGAAGTCATCAACACCGGCCGTAACCGGCGCCGGCCCGATTCCACCAGGGCATCGGCCAGATTATGGCCTTGCGACTCGTACCGGGACACCGCATCCAGCATCAGAATGCCGTTTTTAGCAACCACGCCGATACCAATGATGGCGCCCAGCAGAGAAACGATATTCACCGAAGTACCGGTCAGATACCAGGCCATAATGGTGCCGCACATGGCCAGCAGCGAACCAAACACAATCGCGACAGGTTCATAAAACGAACGGAATTCGATCAGTAACACACTGAATACCAAAAATACCGAAGCCAGCAACACAATCAGCAGGTTGTGAAACGATTCCTGCTGTTGCTGATACAGCCCGCCAAATTCCAGTACCCCTGGCGGCAGGGTGTTATCCTGACTCAGTTTACGCTTGATTTCGGCAATGGCACTGCCCAGATCGCGGTTTTCCAAACGGGCAGACACCGCCACCAATTGCCTCAAGTCCTCGCGGTGCAATTCCAGTTGGCCGGTTTCAGTGATCACATCGGCCACTTGTGATAGCTTGACAGTGCGGCCATCTGCGGAGCGCAACGGCAATTCCCGCAGTTTGGCCAGCTGATCGGTGACCGCACTATTCATTCTGACCCGGATATTCACCACCCGATCACCTTCCAAAACATAAGAGGCCTTTTGCCCCAGCATGGCAGCATTCACTGCCAAAGCCACATCATTAACAGTTAGCCCGAAGCGCTGTGCATCTTGATAGCGCACCCGTAAACTCAAGGCTGGGCCGGTGGTTTCCAAACCATCAAAACTATCGACCACACCCGGCACTTTGGCCAGCTCGGCCTCAATCTGCGGTGCTTTTTGCTTGAGCCACTCCACATCGGTAGCAAACAATTTGATTTCGATTGGTCGCGGCGACCAAGTCAAATCGCCGATCAGATCGCCGAGAATGCCGGCAAATTCCCAATGCAAG
Coding sequences within it:
- a CDS encoding heavy metal sensor histidine kinase, translated to MCWKNAKPWSITTRLTLLSMLSAVLILVSIGWYLHQTLVDNFYQGNRQFLIKEIQLLHTVLQEQPFNLERLADEQGEGLNLPVGRYYSRILDAVGQPLSETPDLMTALPFPPAQAMANAEGVIAKLADGRSFILMAVRETGSGHTIQIALDTSHQAALLTAYQHNLVGALLLGLLFSTLAALLVARRGLSPLTEMVLHMEGITASQLHEQLEPAELAQELSALAIAFNAMLLRLAKSFAQLNQFSADLAHELRTPINNLMGEVEVILAKPRSADEYRDILESNLEEYGRLSRIVETLLFLARAENTEIALRTSGLNGRAELEAVCSYHEALAEEKNISLICRGQAVLYADSQLFKRVLSNVLLNAVQHTPAGGEISLSVSSADNGTTVVSVADNGCGIAAAHLPLLFDRFYRVDPARSEQGTGLGLAIVKSIMDLHGGWLTVSSELGKGTVLELHFPAGGNPEEAQSVALGI
- a CDS encoding heavy metal response regulator transcription factor encodes the protein MRILIIEDEKKTAAYLHKGLTEQGFIVDIGADGETGLLLADSIAYDLIILDVMIPLRDGWSVLQALRERGNLTPVLFLTARDSVDDRVKGLELGADDYLVKPFAFVELLARIRSILRRGPLRQAEHLGIADLQLDPVKHKAFRHSQRLDLSPKEFALLSLFLQRQGEVLSRTLIAEQVWDVHFDSDTNIVDVAVRRLRQKLDDPFPQKLLHTVRGVGYVLEER